In Nodosilinea sp. FACHB-141, the following proteins share a genomic window:
- a CDS encoding SDR family NAD(P)-dependent oxidoreductase, which translates to MARLDGQVAVVTGATRGLGKGIATGLGEAGAVVYITGRTLTASTDSMGSLEETAAAVDQAGGTAIPVQVDHSDDDQVKALFDRIRTDQNGRLDLLVNNAYAGVSALKAAYGKPFWEADPAEFWDACNAVGLRSHYLASVHAARLMVPQRRGLICTLSSWGGLSYIFGVPYGVGKAACDRLAADMAVELKPHQVTSLSIWPGIVGTELMTQFAAEMGLGNSQPAGAGEDSSAPDHYNWETPLLTGRVIAALASDRNLLRRTGQVQIVAELAREYGAVDAEGNRPASLRSLRFVLPYAVPGLRPYAELVPDLELPWPFLLLGPLGSPKA; encoded by the coding sequence ATGGCACGGCTAGACGGACAGGTGGCGGTGGTGACTGGGGCCACTAGGGGGTTGGGGAAGGGCATTGCCACTGGACTGGGGGAAGCCGGGGCGGTAGTTTATATCACCGGGCGCACCCTCACTGCCTCGACCGACTCGATGGGGTCGCTGGAAGAAACTGCGGCGGCGGTAGATCAGGCAGGCGGAACGGCGATTCCGGTACAGGTAGACCACAGCGACGATGATCAGGTTAAGGCCCTCTTCGATCGCATTCGAACCGACCAAAATGGCCGGCTCGATCTGCTGGTGAACAACGCCTACGCTGGGGTGTCAGCGCTTAAGGCGGCCTACGGCAAGCCTTTTTGGGAGGCTGACCCCGCCGAGTTTTGGGACGCGTGCAACGCTGTGGGACTGCGGAGCCACTACCTGGCCAGCGTTCATGCCGCTCGCCTGATGGTGCCGCAGCGGCGAGGGTTAATCTGCACCCTGTCGTCGTGGGGCGGGTTGTCGTACATTTTTGGGGTGCCCTACGGGGTGGGCAAAGCAGCCTGCGATCGCCTGGCCGCAGACATGGCGGTAGAACTCAAACCCCACCAGGTAACCTCGCTCTCGATTTGGCCGGGAATCGTTGGAACCGAGTTGATGACCCAGTTTGCCGCTGAGATGGGGCTGGGCAATAGTCAACCTGCTGGTGCTGGGGAAGATAGCTCGGCACCCGATCACTACAACTGGGAAACGCCGCTGCTCACCGGCCGGGTAATTGCGGCACTGGCGAGCGATCGCAACCTGCTGCGCCGCACTGGGCAGGTGCAAATTGTTGCCGAACTAGCCAGAGAGTACGGCGCAGTCGATGCCGAGGGCAATCGGCCGGCGTCGCTCAGGTCGCTGCGGTTTGTGCTGCCCTACGCGGTGCCGGGGCTGCGACCCTACGCCGAGCTGGTGCCCGATCTAGAGCTGCCCTGGCCATTTTTGCTGCTGGGGCCACTGGGCTCTCCTAAGGCTTAG
- a CDS encoding acetyltransferase: MFVKDAQDQTLIKVLDVTDLIDPQNNQIQGQQQAGEEEQPPQAYEKSRLQFPSGEALPECWTNPDYKLQQSPTPQA, encoded by the coding sequence ATGTTTGTTAAAGACGCCCAAGATCAAACGCTAATTAAAGTACTCGACGTCACTGACTTAATTGATCCGCAGAACAACCAGATTCAGGGTCAGCAGCAGGCTGGTGAAGAAGAACAGCCACCCCAAGCCTACGAAAAATCGCGCCTTCAGTTTCCCTCTGGCGAGGCCCTACCCGAGTGCTGGACTAACCCAGACTACAAACTGCAACAGAGCCCAACCCCCCAGGCGTAG
- a CDS encoding cob(I)yrinic acid a,c-diamide adenosyltransferase: protein MVRTGIGIRTAQQGNERITGQIHVYDGEGKGKSQVALGVVLRSIGLGIQNFLESRVLLLRFLKGPGRTYDEDAAIEALQRGFPHLIDQVRTGRAEFFGPEEITKFDKQEAQRGWDVAKGAIASGLYSVVVLDEINPVLDLSLLDVNEVAKTLLNKPDHLEIIATGRGAPQPLLDVANLHSEMKPQPRPEGIEGIEGIEIYTGSGKGKSTSALGKALQAIGRGISQDLSHRVLIIQWLKGGNGYTEDAAIAALRKIYPNLVDHQRCGRDAIVWRGQQQEIDYVEAERGWEIARTAIASGLYKTIILDELNPTVDLELLPEEPILQALLRKPRGTEVIITGRCKNRPAYFELASTHSEVFNHKHYAEKGIDLKRGVDF, encoded by the coding sequence ATGGTTAGAACCGGCATCGGCATCCGCACTGCCCAGCAGGGCAACGAGCGGATCACAGGGCAGATTCACGTCTACGACGGTGAGGGCAAGGGCAAGTCCCAGGTGGCCCTGGGGGTGGTGCTGCGCTCCATTGGCCTGGGCATTCAAAATTTTTTGGAGAGCCGGGTGCTGCTGCTGCGGTTTCTGAAGGGGCCGGGCCGCACCTACGACGAAGATGCCGCGATTGAGGCGCTCCAGCGAGGCTTTCCCCACCTAATCGACCAGGTGCGCACCGGGCGGGCCGAGTTTTTTGGGCCAGAGGAGATCACCAAATTTGACAAGCAGGAGGCCCAACGGGGCTGGGATGTGGCTAAGGGAGCGATCGCCTCGGGCCTCTACTCCGTCGTGGTGCTCGACGAAATCAACCCGGTGCTCGACTTGAGTCTGCTCGATGTCAATGAGGTGGCCAAAACCCTGCTGAATAAGCCTGACCACCTGGAAATTATCGCCACTGGACGCGGTGCCCCCCAGCCCCTTCTCGACGTAGCCAACTTGCACTCAGAAATGAAGCCACAACCTCGGCCCGAGGGCATTGAGGGCATTGAGGGCATTGAGATCTACACGGGTTCGGGCAAGGGCAAGTCGACCAGCGCCCTGGGCAAAGCTCTCCAGGCTATCGGTCGAGGCATCAGCCAAGATCTCTCCCACCGGGTGCTGATTATTCAATGGCTGAAGGGGGGCAATGGCTATACCGAAGACGCGGCGATCGCAGCTCTGCGCAAAATTTATCCCAACCTGGTTGACCACCAGCGCTGCGGCCGCGATGCGATCGTCTGGCGCGGACAGCAGCAAGAGATTGATTATGTGGAGGCTGAAAGGGGTTGGGAAATTGCTCGGACGGCGATCGCCTCAGGTCTCTACAAAACCATCATCCTCGACGAGCTTAACCCCACAGTCGATTTAGAATTGCTGCCCGAGGAGCCAATTCTCCAGGCGCTGCTGCGTAAGCCTCGTGGCACTGAGGTTATTATCACCGGGCGCTGTAAAAATCGCCCCGCTTATTTTGAGTTGGCCAGTACCCACTCGGAGGTGTTCAACCACAAACACTATGCTGAAAAAGGCATTGATTTGAAGCGCGGCGTCGACTTTTAA
- a CDS encoding NAD(P)-dependent alcohol dehydrogenase has protein sequence MTTNVLGYAAKSATDDLAPYRFTRREPRADDVAIEILYCGVCHSDLHTARNDWSGTMYPVVPGHEIIGRVVGVGAEVTRFKLGDRVGVGCMVDSCQHCAPCKQGLEQYCEGPATFTYNGSDRQDHTPTFGGYSQNIVVSDKFVLQIPNGLDLKGAAPLLCAGITTWSPLRHWQVGEGSRVAVVGLGGLGHMALKLAKGLGADVTLFTRSPGKEEDARRLGADHIVISTDEAQMKAVEGQFDLIIDTVPIEHDLNPYLPALALDGTLVLVGFLGNLMPTLNTVPLIMGRKSVAGSLIGGIAETQEMLNFCGEQGITSDVEVIAIQDINQAYERMQKSDVKYRFVIDMASLKE, from the coding sequence ATGACCACAAATGTACTTGGCTACGCCGCAAAGTCTGCTACAGATGATCTAGCCCCCTATCGTTTTACCCGTCGCGAGCCTCGCGCCGACGATGTGGCGATCGAAATTCTCTACTGTGGCGTCTGTCACTCCGACTTGCACACGGCTCGCAACGACTGGAGCGGAACTATGTACCCGGTGGTGCCTGGCCACGAAATTATCGGTCGCGTGGTTGGCGTGGGGGCAGAGGTGACGCGGTTCAAACTGGGCGATCGCGTCGGTGTCGGCTGTATGGTCGATTCTTGCCAGCACTGTGCACCCTGCAAACAGGGGTTAGAACAATACTGCGAGGGGCCTGCCACGTTTACCTACAACGGCAGCGATCGCCAAGATCACACGCCCACCTTTGGCGGTTACTCCCAGAACATCGTCGTGTCAGATAAATTTGTGCTGCAAATTCCCAACGGGCTCGACCTCAAAGGGGCTGCGCCGTTGCTATGCGCCGGAATCACCACCTGGTCGCCCCTGCGTCACTGGCAGGTGGGTGAGGGTAGCCGGGTGGCTGTTGTTGGTCTTGGCGGTTTGGGGCATATGGCGCTGAAACTGGCCAAGGGCCTGGGCGCAGATGTCACGCTGTTTACCCGTTCCCCCGGCAAGGAGGAAGATGCCCGCCGTCTGGGAGCAGACCACATCGTGATCTCTACTGATGAAGCGCAAATGAAAGCCGTGGAGGGACAGTTCGACTTGATTATTGATACCGTACCCATCGAGCACGACCTCAACCCCTATCTGCCAGCGCTGGCGCTTGATGGCACGCTGGTACTGGTCGGATTTCTAGGGAATCTGATGCCGACATTAAACACTGTGCCGCTAATCATGGGGCGCAAATCGGTGGCGGGGTCGCTGATCGGCGGCATCGCTGAAACTCAGGAAATGCTCAATTTTTGTGGTGAACAGGGCATCACCTCAGATGTAGAAGTGATCGCCATTCAGGATATTAATCAAGCCTACGAGCGCATGCAGAAAAGCGACGTGAAGTACCGATTTGTAATCGATATGGCTTCGCTGAAGGAATAA
- a CDS encoding DUF3592 domain-containing protein: MHKLLLVLSLVAFSIAGGITTALTVFVAVISFLASVDNLAYRNWLSTSATVVQVDNSEQSATSNRSRSIRSCPVIRFSDRTGQAHEVSSACAETTPSGDRQRENRLSPAFWRGETVTVWYDPEHPSRTLIAKRKPRFNPLAAVNMTSLLFAGMATGFWVGAKLARDKLRQSNLD, from the coding sequence GTGCATAAGTTGCTGCTGGTTCTTAGCCTCGTTGCTTTCAGTATTGCCGGTGGAATTACAACTGCATTGACGGTTTTTGTGGCTGTCATTTCTTTTTTGGCGTCAGTGGATAACTTGGCCTATAGAAATTGGCTTTCAACCTCAGCCACAGTGGTGCAGGTAGACAATTCCGAGCAATCCGCCACGTCCAACCGCTCTAGAAGCATCAGGTCTTGCCCGGTGATTCGCTTTAGCGATCGCACTGGGCAAGCTCATGAGGTTAGCAGCGCCTGTGCAGAAACAACTCCCTCTGGCGATCGACAACGAGAAAATAGGCTCAGCCCTGCCTTTTGGCGCGGTGAAACCGTCACTGTCTGGTATGACCCAGAGCATCCCTCGCGCACCTTAATTGCCAAACGCAAGCCCCGATTCAACCCGCTGGCTGCCGTCAATATGACGTCTTTGTTGTTTGCAGGCATGGCGACGGGGTTTTGGGTAGGGGCTAAGCTAGCGAGGGATAAACTACGGCAATCCAATCTCGATTGA
- a CDS encoding gamma-glutamylcyclotransferase produces the protein MTDNTENITVFICGSALRGQPDNQNLQDADFLGAAATTPIYRLHAVKDGWHPGIYQVETGGISIPGELYAMTPEQYAYLKDNEPPHMYPHEVQLADGGTAIAFLYPKALIDEHGWPDISAHGGWAAYKAAAV, from the coding sequence ATGACTGACAACACCGAAAACATTACGGTCTTTATTTGTGGCTCGGCTCTGCGCGGCCAGCCTGACAACCAAAACCTCCAGGATGCAGATTTTCTCGGAGCGGCGGCAACGACTCCTATCTATCGGCTGCATGCGGTGAAGGATGGCTGGCACCCAGGCATTTACCAGGTTGAGACGGGGGGAATTTCGATTCCCGGTGAGCTGTACGCCATGACCCCAGAGCAGTACGCCTATTTGAAAGACAATGAGCCGCCGCACATGTATCCCCACGAGGTGCAGCTGGCAGACGGGGGAACGGCGATCGCGTTTCTCTACCCCAAAGCACTGATCGACGAGCACGGCTGGCCCGATATCTCGGCCCACGGCGGCTGGGCAGCCTATAAAGCGGCAGCAGTCTAG
- a CDS encoding MauE/DoxX family redox-associated membrane protein, which translates to MHRLEHSKTTLRGILAVCIIVAGVLHFAQPEPFIRIVPDFLPAPAALVYISGVIEIMLGIGLLVPALRQASAWGLVALFIAVFPANLNMAINHIEIQGIPNTWWFQAIRLPFQFVLIAWAYWYTRPELPQTSQ; encoded by the coding sequence ATGCATCGACTTGAGCACAGCAAAACTACCCTTCGGGGCATTTTGGCCGTCTGCATAATTGTGGCAGGGGTTTTGCATTTCGCCCAGCCAGAACCGTTTATTCGGATTGTGCCGGACTTTTTGCCTGCCCCGGCTGCCCTGGTCTACATCAGCGGAGTGATCGAAATTATGCTGGGGATTGGTCTGTTGGTGCCCGCTCTGCGCCAAGCTTCAGCATGGGGGCTGGTTGCATTGTTCATTGCGGTGTTTCCGGCCAACCTCAACATGGCCATCAATCACATTGAAATCCAGGGCATCCCCAACACCTGGTGGTTTCAGGCGATTCGACTACCGTTTCAGTTTGTGCTGATTGCCTGGGCCTATTGGTATACCCGTCCAGAGCTACCGCAAACTTCTCAATAA
- the selD gene encoding selenide, water dikinase SelD has protein sequence MMQAEPTIVMDVVLVGGGHTHALVLRQWGMAPMPGVRLTLLTDLVDTPYSGMLPSYVAGRYSFDEAHIDLRPLTRFAQCRLVVDRAVGLDLAQQRVLCANHPPLAYDVLSIDTGSTPATLSVPGAAEYAIAAKPVPALLRQWQQLVENVAANPQKPVSLAVVGGGIGGVELAIGIHERLVNLLDTLGQPAANLALHLFHRGEELAPERNRWTRRRLERVLRDRGIHLHLSEAVKEICLDEGSGQRVVRGSSGLAVKCDRVFWVTSASAPAWLQESGLSLTDEGFIQIGDTLQTLSHSNVFAAGDVATMARHPRPKAGVFAVRQGPPLAHNLRCFVQGQPLKPFRPQHQFLSLIETGNGKAIADRGPVAIESPLAHRWKDHIDRKFMARFRDLPVGGMAQAAVKTPAVPPSLPCAGCGSKVGSTALAEALRRVRQDFPEVDSEAVLIGLNAPDDAAVVTVPPGQVMVQTVDYFTALIDDPFTFAQICLKHCLGDLYAMGAQPHTVLALVQVPYATPAKQAEMLYQILAGTFKGLLAANAPLVGGHTVVGPQLALGFACNGVASPNALLRKGGMQPGDALILTQPLGTGTLFAADMQGKAKGRWIEDAIAHMLTPNQAAAHIFRTHGATACTDVTGFGLAGHLLEMVRASGVAAALTLDALPVLPGAIETLKVGLFSSLHPQNLQAADFVDHTWSDHPIYPLLFDPQTAGGLLAAVPNAAANSCLADLHRQGYKTAAVVGRVTPAADTAHALVLDLEEG, from the coding sequence ATGATGCAGGCTGAACCGACAATTGTGATGGATGTGGTGCTGGTGGGCGGGGGCCACACCCACGCCTTGGTGCTGCGGCAGTGGGGCATGGCTCCTATGCCGGGGGTGCGGCTGACGTTGCTGACCGACCTAGTTGATACGCCCTACTCGGGCATGTTGCCCAGCTATGTGGCCGGGCGCTACAGCTTCGACGAGGCTCACATTGACCTGCGGCCGCTGACTCGTTTTGCCCAGTGCCGCCTAGTGGTCGATCGCGCCGTGGGGCTCGATTTAGCCCAGCAGCGAGTGCTGTGTGCCAACCATCCGCCCCTGGCCTACGATGTGCTGTCTATTGATACGGGCAGCACCCCCGCGACGCTATCGGTACCGGGGGCAGCGGAATATGCTATTGCCGCCAAGCCAGTGCCCGCTCTGCTGCGCCAGTGGCAACAGCTAGTTGAAAATGTCGCAGCAAATCCTCAAAAACCAGTCTCCCTGGCGGTGGTAGGTGGGGGCATTGGGGGTGTAGAGCTAGCTATCGGCATACACGAACGGCTAGTGAACCTACTAGACACCTTGGGCCAACCGGCGGCTAACCTGGCGCTGCACCTATTCCATCGGGGCGAAGAACTGGCCCCCGAGCGCAATCGATGGACGCGCCGCCGATTGGAGCGGGTGTTGCGCGATCGCGGCATTCACCTCCACCTCAGCGAAGCAGTCAAGGAAATTTGCCTGGATGAAGGCAGCGGTCAGCGGGTGGTGAGGGGCTCGTCGGGGCTGGCAGTAAAGTGCGATCGCGTTTTCTGGGTCACCAGTGCCAGTGCCCCCGCTTGGCTGCAAGAGTCTGGCCTATCCCTCACTGACGAGGGCTTTATTCAGATAGGTGATACCCTGCAAACCCTCTCCCATTCCAACGTCTTTGCCGCTGGGGATGTAGCCACCATGGCGCGCCACCCCCGCCCCAAAGCCGGGGTGTTTGCAGTGCGCCAAGGACCGCCGCTAGCCCATAACCTGCGCTGCTTTGTGCAGGGTCAGCCGCTCAAACCCTTTCGCCCCCAGCACCAGTTTCTCAGCCTAATCGAAACCGGCAACGGCAAAGCTATTGCCGATCGCGGCCCGGTTGCGATCGAGTCTCCCTTGGCCCACCGTTGGAAAGACCACATCGATCGCAAGTTCATGGCCCGCTTCCGCGACCTACCGGTTGGGGGAATGGCTCAAGCTGCGGTTAAAACTCCTGCCGTTCCCCCCTCGCTCCCCTGCGCGGGCTGTGGCTCTAAGGTAGGCAGCACTGCCCTAGCCGAAGCCCTTCGCCGGGTGCGCCAAGACTTTCCTGAAGTCGATAGCGAGGCCGTCTTGATTGGCCTAAATGCCCCCGATGATGCGGCTGTAGTCACCGTGCCGCCGGGGCAGGTCATGGTGCAGACCGTCGATTACTTCACCGCGCTAATAGACGACCCATTTACTTTTGCCCAAATCTGCCTCAAGCATTGCTTGGGAGATCTCTACGCCATGGGTGCCCAGCCCCACACGGTACTGGCCCTGGTGCAGGTGCCCTACGCTACCCCAGCCAAGCAGGCTGAAATGCTCTACCAAATCTTAGCCGGCACCTTTAAAGGCCTGCTGGCTGCCAATGCTCCGCTGGTGGGCGGCCACACCGTTGTTGGTCCTCAACTGGCCCTAGGCTTCGCCTGCAACGGTGTGGCCAGCCCCAATGCCCTGCTGCGCAAAGGTGGCATGCAGCCCGGTGACGCTCTGATTCTCACTCAGCCCTTAGGGACCGGGACGTTGTTTGCCGCCGACATGCAGGGCAAAGCTAAGGGGAGGTGGATTGAGGATGCGATCGCCCACATGCTCACCCCCAACCAGGCTGCTGCCCATATCTTTCGCACCCATGGGGCCACCGCTTGCACCGATGTCACTGGGTTTGGCCTCGCCGGGCACCTGCTCGAAATGGTGCGAGCCTCGGGTGTTGCCGCTGCTCTAACCCTTGATGCTCTGCCGGTGCTGCCTGGTGCGATCGAAACGCTAAAAGTGGGCCTCTTCAGCAGCCTCCACCCCCAAAACCTCCAAGCTGCGGATTTTGTCGATCACACCTGGAGCGACCACCCGATCTATCCCCTGCTGTTCGATCCCCAAACTGCCGGGGGGCTCTTAGCAGCCGTGCCAAATGCTGCGGCCAACAGCTGCCTGGCCGACCTACATCGCCAGGGCTATAAAACCGCTGCGGTGGTAGGCCGCGTGACACCCGCCGCTGATACTGCCCATGCCCTAGTGCTGGACCTTGAAGAAGGGTGA
- a CDS encoding ABC transporter permease subunit: MVLSRVGVIARTVFLEVIRDRILYLVALFALLLVIARVLLPDISAGAENKILMDLGLASIHLLSVVVAVFVGTGLINKEIEKRTVLVLIAKPVSRAEFIIGKHLGLTAVLAVLIAALGAIFVLVLAASGVPFSLGSLVLALLFTTLEAALLVAVAIVFGVFTSSLLATMLTFAVYLMGHLSQDLVAFGKLSETPAVQRLTNVLYLVLPDLERLNLRNAAAYGIELLPTPPELFGHALYGLLYTALLLSVSIIIFSRRQF, translated from the coding sequence ATGGTGCTATCGCGGGTAGGGGTCATTGCCCGCACCGTGTTTTTAGAGGTAATTCGCGATCGCATTCTGTATCTGGTGGCCCTGTTCGCCCTGCTGCTGGTAATCGCGCGGGTGCTGCTGCCCGACATTTCTGCCGGGGCAGAAAACAAAATTTTGATGGACCTGGGTCTAGCAAGCATTCATCTGCTGAGCGTGGTAGTGGCTGTGTTTGTGGGCACTGGGCTCATCAACAAAGAAATCGAGAAGCGCACGGTGCTGGTGCTGATTGCCAAGCCAGTCAGTCGAGCCGAGTTTATCATAGGCAAGCATTTGGGCCTTACAGCGGTGCTGGCGGTGCTGATTGCTGCCCTCGGAGCAATTTTTGTGCTGGTGCTAGCCGCTAGCGGCGTGCCCTTTTCGCTGGGAAGCTTAGTACTAGCGCTGCTCTTTACAACTCTGGAAGCGGCGCTGCTGGTGGCCGTAGCCATCGTATTTGGAGTATTCACCAGTTCCCTACTGGCCACAATGCTCACCTTCGCAGTGTATTTGATGGGCCACCTGAGCCAGGACTTGGTAGCCTTTGGCAAACTCAGCGAGACCCCAGCGGTGCAGCGGCTCACCAACGTCCTATACCTGGTGCTGCCTGACCTAGAACGCCTCAACCTGCGCAACGCCGCCGCCTACGGCATAGAACTATTGCCCACCCCTCCAGAGCTTTTTGGCCATGCCCTCTACGGCTTACTTTACACAGCGCTACTGCTGTCAGTATCAATCATAATTTTTTCGCGCCGTCAGTTTTAA
- a CDS encoding DUF5357 family protein: MVGFFGFLRQTLVELWQAVLPPRYFSWQTVIYMSLFSWLMSLLARLLAATPFTVGLLATISWICLALGVGWALEANKVRFFGIPVAPWVSGAIICIFLFGSWGGRWLQPALVSWPLVSFAVIAVPSLLSWDFDLKTPPPMVRQQLALLFCLSLLFSSWFQFYFRIQSWVRDYPSLVADSVDNSAFVYRFPGQEVALPAGVTHLTIAEEVLREQIDNKPWPSVERWLLNLEGQRQALQRRVQSQMGRGASLENSLWRLDFQPLSNADGYTLKLWAIWSGPAANQNGYYLEKTCLLMPVNRGGLVDTENAAPGYTTTQWSTLTCDLQTPRQAGHPRGTQQQG; this comes from the coding sequence ATGGTAGGTTTTTTCGGTTTTTTGCGTCAAACCCTGGTTGAACTGTGGCAAGCGGTGCTGCCGCCGCGTTACTTTTCCTGGCAAACCGTCATCTACATGAGCTTGTTTTCGTGGCTCATGTCGCTGCTGGCGCGCCTCTTGGCAGCCACACCCTTTACTGTAGGGCTGCTGGCCACCATCAGCTGGATCTGCCTAGCCCTAGGGGTGGGTTGGGCGCTAGAAGCCAATAAAGTCCGGTTTTTCGGTATTCCCGTTGCCCCCTGGGTATCGGGGGCAATTATATGCATCTTTTTGTTTGGGTCGTGGGGCGGGCGGTGGTTACAGCCCGCCCTGGTATCCTGGCCCCTAGTGTCCTTTGCGGTAATTGCTGTGCCCAGTCTATTGAGCTGGGATTTTGACCTAAAAACGCCGCCGCCGATGGTACGCCAGCAGTTGGCGCTGCTGTTTTGCCTCAGCCTGCTGTTTAGCAGCTGGTTTCAGTTCTACTTCCGCATTCAATCCTGGGTGCGCGACTACCCCAGCCTAGTGGCCGACAGCGTAGACAACAGCGCCTTTGTCTACCGCTTTCCGGGCCAGGAGGTGGCCTTGCCCGCCGGGGTCACCCACCTCACCATTGCCGAAGAAGTGCTGCGGGAGCAGATCGATAACAAGCCCTGGCCTTCGGTAGAGCGGTGGCTACTCAACCTTGAAGGCCAACGTCAGGCTCTGCAGCGGCGGGTACAATCCCAGATGGGTCGCGGCGCATCCTTAGAAAATTCGCTGTGGCGGCTCGATTTTCAGCCCCTGTCTAACGCCGATGGCTACACCCTGAAGCTGTGGGCAATTTGGTCAGGGCCAGCCGCCAACCAAAACGGCTACTACCTAGAAAAAACCTGCCTACTGATGCCAGTCAACCGAGGTGGCCTAGTAGATACCGAAAATGCCGCGCCCGGGTACACCACAACCCAGTGGTCTACCCTCACCTGCGACCTGCAAACGCCGCGGCAGGCAGGGCATCCTAGGGGCACACAACAGCAAGGCTAA
- the fraC gene encoding filament integrity protein FraC, giving the protein MPINDLLSELGILPLRAIAVQSMLLMVAIVLEAMVLRQQLRLGYRTSMQYAATLNLLATSLGWIAFLALEAVLPLALRSQVISYVLFNRFYTNSWHDALPVVVVVVAIAAFFVTYWIKLQGLLWLLQLLGQKPAENTPEAIEGDRRQRYERARRAQIEGRQGGTSPRALAMLQANAASFTAILVLLLLINQSGVLGW; this is encoded by the coding sequence ATGCCCATCAACGATTTGCTATCAGAACTTGGCATTTTGCCGCTGCGGGCGATCGCCGTGCAGAGCATGCTGCTCATGGTGGCCATTGTGCTAGAAGCCATGGTGCTGCGTCAGCAGCTGCGCCTGGGCTACCGCACCAGTATGCAGTATGCCGCCACCCTTAACCTGCTGGCCACCAGTTTGGGCTGGATTGCGTTTTTGGCCCTTGAGGCGGTGCTGCCCCTAGCGCTGCGCAGCCAGGTGATTAGCTACGTGCTGTTCAATCGGTTTTACACCAACAGCTGGCACGACGCGCTGCCGGTGGTGGTGGTGGTGGTGGCGATCGCCGCCTTCTTTGTCACCTACTGGATTAAGCTCCAAGGGCTGCTCTGGCTGCTGCAACTGCTCGGCCAAAAGCCCGCAGAAAACACTCCAGAGGCGATCGAAGGCGATCGCCGCCAGCGCTACGAGCGGGCCCGGCGAGCCCAGATTGAAGGACGACAGGGCGGCACCTCGCCTCGGGCGTTGGCCATGCTCCAGGCCAACGCCGCTAGCTTTACCGCGATCTTGGTGCTGCTACTGCTGATCAACCAGAGCGGAGTACTGGGATGGTAG
- a CDS encoding PRC-barrel domain-containing protein has product MDKISSYAVYAQGEDKVGSAKDLLVDDSGHFRYLVIDTGPWIFGKTVLLPVGLARFDYDNTRIYVDGLTKGQVEHLPKYDDDMVVDEHYEERIRGIYQPIAQGRSSRQFLGNTTYSTEAQNDSRAGDLRRMPPIGNTASATATRNDSVAGDLRRMGPIGAPVGTLTENHPGRPDHSANIYDQETGFYGLSNEDNHGLLRSYEERLAAHRSRNWVE; this is encoded by the coding sequence ATGGATAAAATTAGTTCTTACGCTGTCTATGCCCAAGGCGAAGACAAAGTAGGTTCTGCAAAAGATTTGTTAGTAGATGATTCTGGTCATTTTCGCTACTTAGTAATTGATACTGGGCCGTGGATTTTTGGGAAAACCGTCCTGCTGCCCGTTGGCTTAGCCCGGTTTGACTATGACAATACCCGTATCTACGTCGATGGCCTGACCAAGGGCCAGGTCGAGCACCTGCCAAAATATGACGACGATATGGTGGTAGACGAGCATTACGAAGAGCGCATCAGAGGAATTTATCAACCGATCGCTCAAGGGCGTTCTAGTCGTCAATTTCTGGGCAACACCACCTACTCCACTGAGGCTCAAAACGACTCTCGTGCTGGCGATTTGCGACGCATGCCTCCCATCGGCAACACGGCTAGCGCGACGGCTACCCGCAATGACTCCGTAGCAGGAGACCTACGACGTATGGGTCCGATCGGCGCTCCTGTGGGCACGCTGACAGAAAACCATCCTGGCAGACCTGACCACAGTGCCAATATTTACGACCAAGAAACTGGCTTCTATGGATTGAGCAACGAAGACAACCATGGCTTACTTCGCTCCTACGAGGAGCGTTTAGCTGCCCATCGCAGCCGCAACTGGGTTGAGTAA